From Halodesulfovibrio aestuarii DSM 17919 = ATCC 29578, the proteins below share one genomic window:
- the tyrS gene encoding tyrosine--tRNA ligase, with amino-acid sequence MMDIQKQLEIIQRGCAELIDADELKKKLEKGKPLRVKMGFDPTAPDLHLGHSVAIHKLRHFQELGHTVIFLIGDFTGMIGDPSGRSDTRPPLTREDVLANAETYKEQVFKILDPEKTEVRFNSEWFDKFGAADFIRLASRYTVARMLERNDFEQRYKSNTPIAIHEFLYPLVQGYDSVALEADIELGGTDQKFNLLMGRTLQSQEGQEPQCVMTMPILEGLDGVRKMSKSYGNYVGIDEAPTDMFGKLMSISDELMWRYYELISLKTLEEIAELKAKVESGELHPKTAKEELAEDIVTQYHGAEEAAKARAGFNSVFAKGQLPDEMPEHTCESGDASMPPVFLTDAKLTKSRGEARRLMKQGALSIDGEKCNSEDALPAGEYVIKLGKKRFLRLFVK; translated from the coding sequence ATTATGGATATTCAAAAACAGCTCGAAATCATTCAGCGTGGCTGTGCTGAACTTATTGATGCTGACGAGCTCAAAAAGAAGCTCGAAAAAGGCAAACCGCTGCGCGTAAAAATGGGTTTTGACCCTACAGCTCCGGATTTGCACCTTGGTCATAGTGTTGCAATTCACAAGTTGCGTCATTTTCAGGAACTCGGCCACACTGTTATCTTCCTTATCGGTGACTTTACCGGAATGATTGGAGATCCATCCGGTCGTTCCGACACCCGTCCTCCGCTCACTCGTGAAGATGTTCTTGCTAACGCAGAAACATATAAAGAACAGGTGTTCAAGATCCTTGATCCTGAAAAAACAGAAGTTCGTTTCAACTCCGAATGGTTCGACAAATTCGGTGCAGCTGACTTTATCCGCCTTGCATCCCGCTATACCGTAGCGCGCATGCTTGAACGCAACGATTTTGAACAGCGCTATAAAAGCAATACTCCAATAGCTATCCATGAATTCTTATATCCGCTTGTGCAGGGTTATGACTCTGTAGCACTCGAAGCTGACATCGAACTCGGTGGTACCGACCAGAAGTTCAACCTGCTTATGGGAAGGACTCTCCAGTCTCAGGAAGGTCAGGAACCGCAGTGTGTCATGACCATGCCTATTCTTGAAGGTCTCGACGGTGTTCGTAAGATGTCTAAATCCTACGGGAACTATGTAGGCATTGACGAAGCTCCTACTGATATGTTCGGCAAACTCATGTCAATTTCTGATGAACTTATGTGGCGCTATTACGAACTCATTTCTCTCAAAACTCTTGAAGAAATTGCCGAGCTTAAAGCTAAGGTAGAATCCGGAGAACTTCATCCGAAGACTGCTAAAGAAGAGCTCGCAGAAGATATCGTAACCCAGTACCACGGTGCAGAAGAAGCAGCAAAAGCACGTGCAGGATTCAACTCTGTATTTGCTAAAGGCCAGCTTCCAGATGAAATGCCTGAACACACCTGTGAATCCGGTGACGCATCCATGCCTCCTGTATTCCTTACAGACGCAAAGCTCACCAAATCCCGAGGTGAAGCACGTCGCCTTATGAAACAGGGTGCACTCTCCATTGATGGAGAAAAATGCAACTCTGAAGACGCTCTCCCTGCTGGTGAATACGTCATCAAGCTTGGGAAAAAACGCTTCCTCAGATTATTCGTTAAGTAG
- a CDS encoding dihydroorotase: MKNLFIFNGLLRKKAVDILVSGSTIVSVTPHGEVPAPEDAEIIDATGLIVFPSFYDCHVHLREPGFEYKEDIESGLEAAAHGGFGGVMAMANTKPTNDSASVTEAMLQRAQQTWPNGPYLYPIGAATIGLKGEELAPMGELAEAGCVAISNDGVPVGGAEMFRHCMEYAATFGLTIIDHCEDPTLAKDCHMNEGEISEAIGVKGQPVVAESMQVARDILLAEFLNLPVHLAHISCKQSVDLIRWAKARGVKVTAETCPHYLLLTEKILNNYSTAAKVNPPLRSEEDRLAMKEAIKDGTIDIFVTDHAPHADHEKEHPIEGAPNGISGLDSAVALTWTQVEDGTISEDDFIKLWAEKPAAIFKLPLNTFAEGDIADFFLFDPKEEWKLTEDAMHSKGKNTPFLNTTLKGRVKAHWLGGTRIV, translated from the coding sequence ATGAAAAATCTGTTTATCTTCAATGGGCTGCTTCGTAAAAAAGCCGTAGATATTCTTGTTTCCGGTTCAACTATTGTCTCAGTCACACCGCACGGTGAAGTGCCAGCACCGGAAGATGCTGAAATAATAGATGCTACAGGTCTCATCGTATTCCCAAGCTTCTATGACTGCCACGTACACTTGCGTGAACCGGGCTTCGAATACAAAGAAGACATTGAATCCGGCCTTGAAGCTGCTGCTCACGGAGGCTTTGGTGGTGTTATGGCAATGGCCAACACCAAACCGACTAACGACTCTGCATCCGTTACTGAAGCAATGCTCCAACGCGCACAGCAGACATGGCCCAACGGCCCTTATCTCTACCCTATCGGTGCAGCTACTATCGGCCTCAAGGGTGAAGAACTTGCCCCGATGGGTGAACTTGCAGAGGCAGGTTGTGTGGCAATTTCAAACGATGGAGTCCCAGTAGGCGGCGCAGAAATGTTTCGTCACTGCATGGAATACGCTGCCACCTTCGGACTGACCATCATTGACCATTGCGAAGATCCGACCCTTGCCAAAGACTGCCACATGAATGAAGGCGAAATAAGCGAAGCAATCGGTGTAAAAGGCCAGCCTGTTGTTGCTGAATCCATGCAGGTTGCCCGCGATATTCTGCTTGCTGAATTTCTTAATCTGCCAGTTCATTTGGCACACATAAGTTGCAAACAGTCCGTAGACCTCATTCGCTGGGCAAAGGCCAGAGGCGTAAAAGTAACGGCTGAAACATGCCCCCACTACCTGCTTCTTACTGAAAAAATTCTCAACAACTACTCCACCGCAGCAAAAGTAAATCCTCCATTACGCAGCGAAGAGGATCGCTTAGCCATGAAGGAAGCGATAAAAGACGGCACAATCGATATATTTGTGACCGACCATGCACCGCATGCCGATCATGAAAAAGAACACCCTATTGAAGGTGCTCCGAATGGCATCTCCGGTTTGGACAGCGCTGTAGCACTCACATGGACACAGGTAGAAGACGGCACTATTTCAGAAGATGATTTCATCAAACTGTGGGCTGAAAAGCCAGCAGCTATCTTCAAGCTTCCACTCAATACTTTTGCAGAAGGCGACATTGCAGACTTCTTCCTCTTCGACCCAAAAGAAGAATGGAAGCTGACAGAAGACGCCATGCATTCCAAAGGAAAAAATACACCGTTCCTGAACACAACGCTCAAGGGCCGTGTCAAAGCTCACTGGCTTGGCGGTACGCGTATTGTTTAA
- a CDS encoding desulfoferrodoxin family protein, producing MTTRRQFLAGTAMVAGISVVRAVPAYAWHFAMEKGVIYTDDQPGMWKGKQNSHVPIVDTKGLDVVVTTPHPMSEQHYIVRHTIVAEDGEVVHAKTFNWKDDPVSKAVLKKKGKYVATSFCNLHDMWVKEFML from the coding sequence ATGACTACTCGGAGACAGTTTTTAGCTGGTACAGCAATGGTTGCCGGTATTTCTGTGGTTAGAGCTGTTCCAGCGTATGCCTGGCATTTTGCCATGGAGAAAGGTGTTATCTATACTGATGATCAGCCTGGTATGTGGAAAGGAAAACAGAATAGTCATGTGCCGATTGTGGACACAAAGGGGCTGGACGTTGTTGTGACGACGCCGCATCCGATGAGCGAGCAGCATTATATTGTAAGGCATACCATCGTGGCAGAAGACGGTGAAGTAGTGCATGCTAAAACGTTCAACTGGAAAGACGATCCCGTTTCTAAAGCTGTGCTAAAGAAAAAAGGTAAATACGTGGCGACAAGCTTCTGTAACTTACATGATATGTGGGTTAAGGAATTTATGTTGTGA
- a CDS encoding LysE/ArgO family amino acid transporter — MLAPFFQGFGTCGGLIMAIGAQNAFLLSQSVRKNHHLTIALMCILSDMLLIGLGVFSIGRIVASSPEVKVFATFFGAAFLLWYGFCAFRSACKPGVLTTSSDATRSLRNVVLTTLAVTFLNPHTYLDTVVLMGSLSGQFIGNGKIYFWIGGVCASAIWFCALAFGGQALAPLFRKPSSWRILDGSVCLIMWFIAAGLISQGIALL, encoded by the coding sequence ATGCTCGCTCCATTCTTTCAAGGATTTGGTACTTGCGGTGGGTTAATCATGGCGATCGGGGCTCAAAATGCCTTTTTACTCTCTCAGAGTGTTCGCAAAAACCACCATCTCACTATCGCTCTCATGTGCATTTTGTCCGACATGCTACTTATCGGACTTGGCGTTTTCAGTATCGGACGAATTGTCGCCTCCTCACCAGAGGTAAAGGTGTTTGCCACTTTTTTTGGCGCGGCTTTTTTACTCTGGTACGGTTTTTGTGCTTTCAGGTCTGCCTGCAAGCCGGGAGTACTGACAACATCATCAGATGCGACACGCTCTTTGCGAAATGTTGTGTTAACAACACTGGCGGTTACTTTTTTAAACCCGCACACCTATCTGGACACAGTTGTTCTGATGGGATCACTCAGCGGACAATTTATTGGTAACGGCAAAATTTACTTCTGGATCGGTGGCGTCTGCGCCTCCGCAATCTGGTTCTGCGCTCTCGCTTTTGGAGGACAGGCTCTTGCACCACTATTTCGCAAACCTTCTTCATGGCGAATTCTTGATGGCAGTGTGTGTCTGATCATGTGGTTTATCGCCGCAGGACTTATTAGCCAAGGAATAGCGCTTTTATAA
- a CDS encoding HD family phosphohydrolase, which produces MTQPFKDAVGMCKTIMRNGFDAYVVNAQLQRELLEDSTDIELDLACEAPFDEIQRMFPNVSEGSERGVIALLKEADVTYRFYPIDVEDASHPEESIARITPHLLKRMEEKYGSIPPQYACPYVPGSGTYEGFEDIATGVIKFSGIPDQTLRRNYLLGIRALRFAANYDLPVEKNTWISIVKATSRILDYVPSHSIMEEWRKVEAENMWRFVELLFDSMILHGLVPELAALSRCIQIKNEDTGEEQTVFQHTIDTMRHYPEELPYDWFGTFAVLCSNVGKLYTAEFSNDTWTFNQSCRVGAKVTRKIMGRLSFLPQDIDLVCHLVKHQQFFHNLLTDRGIRRFRALDEYPRLIEMARADVKGRGIAFTAFNHNMKWIERADTPEQMIEPFLNGNEIMEATSLKPGPHVGLLRDELLKAQIEGKVNSVEEAIDFVRGYKM; this is translated from the coding sequence ATGACTCAGCCTTTTAAAGATGCCGTCGGCATGTGTAAGACTATTATGCGTAATGGTTTTGATGCGTATGTTGTAAACGCTCAGCTTCAGCGCGAATTGCTTGAAGATTCAACCGATATTGAATTGGATCTTGCATGCGAAGCCCCCTTCGACGAAATTCAGCGCATGTTCCCTAATGTTAGTGAAGGAAGTGAACGCGGAGTTATTGCTCTGCTGAAAGAAGCTGATGTTACGTATCGTTTTTACCCTATAGATGTAGAGGATGCGTCTCATCCTGAAGAAAGTATTGCCCGTATTACTCCTCATCTGCTTAAACGCATGGAAGAGAAGTATGGTAGCATCCCTCCACAGTACGCATGCCCATATGTTCCAGGTTCTGGAACATATGAAGGCTTCGAAGACATCGCTACTGGTGTTATTAAATTTTCAGGCATTCCAGATCAAACTTTACGACGCAATTACCTGCTTGGTATTCGCGCATTACGTTTTGCTGCAAACTATGATTTGCCAGTCGAAAAGAATACCTGGATTTCCATCGTAAAAGCTACCTCCCGTATCCTCGATTACGTACCTTCCCATAGCATTATGGAAGAATGGCGCAAAGTTGAAGCCGAAAATATGTGGCGCTTTGTTGAGCTGTTGTTCGACTCCATGATTCTTCATGGTCTTGTTCCTGAGCTTGCGGCCCTTTCCCGTTGTATTCAGATTAAAAATGAAGACACTGGTGAAGAGCAGACTGTATTCCAGCATACCATTGATACCATGCGCCACTACCCTGAAGAATTGCCGTACGACTGGTTCGGTACTTTTGCGGTTCTTTGCAGTAATGTAGGTAAATTGTATACAGCAGAATTTAGCAACGACACGTGGACGTTCAATCAGTCCTGTCGTGTTGGTGCTAAAGTTACCAGAAAAATTATGGGGCGCTTGTCATTCCTGCCGCAGGACATTGACCTTGTTTGCCATCTTGTTAAGCATCAGCAGTTCTTCCACAACCTGCTTACAGATAGAGGCATCCGTCGTTTCCGTGCTCTTGACGAATATCCGCGTCTTATTGAAATGGCTCGGGCAGATGTTAAAGGCCGCGGCATTGCCTTTACCGCCTTTAACCATAACATGAAGTGGATTGAGCGCGCAGATACTCCTGAGCAGATGATCGAGCCGTTCCTGAACGGTAACGAAATTATGGAAGCTACCAGTCTTAAACCTGGTCCTCATGTAGGCCTTCTGCGTGATGAGCTTCTTAAAGCTCAGATTGAAGGAAAAGTTAATTCAGTTGAAGAAGCTATCGATTTTGTGCGTGGCTACAAAATGTAA
- a CDS encoding molybdopterin molybdotransferase MoeA, protein MKKDFFNVLSVQEFIQKLHAFTPLHTHTVSIDAADGYVLAENIIAAENLPLASRSCMDGYAINAANVFGASEANPAYLESVGDIDIEQPASFTLKDGECAGIVTGGILPEGADAVVMIEHTESLGAGTVEIRKSLAPYENVMLKGEDAATGKDVFTAGTLIRPQEIGMLAALGIQEVSVYSPPRVGIISTGDELIPINEKPVVGQVRDVNSYTLAACARRAGAAATTYGLVEDKLDALKSALENALSENDVVFLSGGSSVGVRDLTVGAIDKIEDAEIINHGVAISPGKPLILAKCGNKAIWGLPGQVASAQVVMFVLGMPFLRYLGGNSKAFDQSRWPSKQAIISRNVASKPGREDYVRVSVTVKDGNTIATPVLGKSGLLKTMLQADGVTRIGADSEGIYEGTAVDVLFF, encoded by the coding sequence ATGAAAAAAGATTTCTTCAATGTACTAAGCGTGCAGGAGTTTATCCAGAAACTCCATGCATTCACCCCACTACACACCCACACTGTTTCTATTGATGCAGCAGACGGGTACGTACTCGCGGAAAACATTATAGCAGCAGAAAATTTACCTCTGGCCAGCCGTTCATGCATGGATGGATACGCAATTAATGCGGCAAATGTGTTCGGTGCATCTGAAGCAAATCCAGCATACCTCGAATCAGTCGGTGACATTGACATTGAACAGCCTGCGTCATTCACCTTGAAGGATGGCGAATGTGCCGGAATCGTAACCGGCGGTATTCTGCCGGAAGGCGCTGACGCAGTCGTCATGATAGAACATACCGAATCTCTCGGTGCAGGAACTGTAGAAATCCGCAAGTCTCTTGCTCCATATGAAAATGTCATGCTAAAAGGGGAAGATGCGGCTACGGGCAAAGACGTCTTTACAGCAGGGACTCTCATTCGTCCGCAGGAAATCGGTATGCTGGCAGCTCTCGGTATTCAGGAAGTATCTGTATACAGCCCCCCGCGTGTCGGCATTATCTCAACGGGTGATGAGCTTATTCCAATCAATGAAAAGCCTGTAGTAGGCCAAGTGCGTGACGTTAACAGCTATACACTTGCAGCGTGCGCACGACGCGCAGGTGCAGCCGCAACAACATACGGCCTTGTGGAAGACAAGCTTGACGCCCTAAAGTCAGCCCTTGAAAACGCCCTTTCCGAAAACGACGTTGTATTTCTTTCAGGCGGCAGTTCTGTCGGAGTTCGTGACCTTACAGTCGGAGCCATCGATAAAATCGAAGACGCAGAAATTATCAACCACGGTGTCGCAATCAGTCCCGGCAAGCCGCTTATTCTTGCTAAATGCGGCAACAAAGCCATCTGGGGACTTCCGGGCCAAGTTGCATCCGCACAGGTCGTCATGTTTGTTCTCGGCATGCCGTTTTTACGTTACCTTGGTGGCAATTCAAAAGCCTTTGACCAATCCCGTTGGCCTTCCAAACAGGCTATTATCAGCCGCAACGTGGCATCAAAACCGGGACGTGAAGACTATGTCCGAGTCAGCGTTACGGTAAAAGATGGAAACACTATCGCAACCCCTGTGCTCGGTAAATCCGGTTTACTGAAAACCATGCTTCAGGCCGACGGAGTCACGCGCATTGGCGCAGACAGCGAAGGTATCTACGAAGGCACAGCTGTTGACGTACTCTTTTTTTAA
- a CDS encoding aspartate carbamoyltransferase catalytic subunit, with product MPQEKHFIWPHKDLLDVSQLSLEEVSHLLDTAEQFHEINQRPVKKVPTLKGKSVVLFFAEPSTRTKTSFDVAGKRLSADTFSLSSSSSSLTKGESLKDTALTLEAMNPDVIVLRHKANGAAQFIAERLDCAVVNAGDGCHAHPTQALLDNFTLRRAWNNEYKGKTILILGDIKHSRVARSNINLLTRQGVKVRLCAPRTLLPHTVHTWPVEIFQDLNKAMEGVDAVMCLRLQLERQQSGLLPDLSEYARMYCLTANHMDMAVEGAKILHPGPMNRGLEIASDLADCKNSRVLNQVSAGVATRMAILYLHATRKDKGV from the coding sequence ATGCCACAAGAAAAACACTTCATCTGGCCGCACAAGGACCTTTTGGACGTTAGTCAGCTGTCACTCGAAGAAGTCTCTCATCTTCTCGATACAGCCGAGCAATTTCACGAAATCAACCAGCGCCCTGTCAAAAAGGTTCCGACCCTTAAGGGTAAAAGCGTTGTGCTCTTCTTTGCTGAGCCGAGTACGCGGACAAAGACCTCATTCGACGTTGCAGGCAAGCGCTTGTCTGCTGACACTTTTTCACTGTCCAGCAGCAGTTCCAGTCTGACAAAAGGCGAAAGTCTTAAAGACACTGCACTCACACTTGAAGCCATGAACCCTGATGTTATCGTTTTGCGCCACAAGGCAAACGGTGCCGCGCAGTTTATCGCGGAACGTCTGGACTGCGCAGTAGTCAACGCAGGTGATGGCTGTCACGCACATCCGACTCAAGCACTTCTGGATAACTTTACCCTGCGCAGGGCATGGAATAACGAGTACAAGGGTAAAACAATCCTTATCCTCGGCGACATCAAACACAGCCGTGTAGCACGTTCCAACATCAACCTGCTCACACGTCAGGGTGTTAAGGTTAGATTATGCGCCCCGCGCACATTGTTGCCTCACACTGTACACACATGGCCTGTAGAAATATTCCAGGACCTAAACAAAGCTATGGAAGGTGTTGACGCTGTTATGTGTCTGCGCCTTCAACTGGAACGTCAACAGTCAGGTCTGTTACCTGACCTAAGTGAATACGCACGCATGTACTGTCTTACTGCAAATCACATGGATATGGCGGTTGAGGGTGCTAAGATTCTTCATCCGGGGCCTATGAACAGAGGACTTGAGATTGCTTCAGACCTCGCCGACTGCAAAAACAGTCGCGTTCTTAATCAGGTTTCCGCAGGCGTAGCCACTCGCATGGCAATCCTGTACCTTCACGCAACCCGTAAGGACAAAGGAGTATAG
- a CDS encoding TIGR00282 family metallophosphoesterase, which yields MRILFFGDIVGKPGRLVLRKRLPSLREEHRADLVIANGENASGGIGLSGDTMRELFSAGIDILTSGNHIWKHKEMYNLLNNEPRLIRPANYPQGAPGSGLVIFEPKHGSKVAIINLLGRTFMDNIDCPFKKVDELLASIPDDVRIRIIDFHAEATSEKKALSFYVDGRVSTVIGTHTHVQTADAMILEKGTGYLTDAGMCGVEESCLGMEPKVIIERFITGLPQRFKVAKGAAHINGLFMNINDETGLCSDIKLIRE from the coding sequence ATGCGAATTTTATTCTTCGGTGACATTGTAGGCAAACCGGGCAGACTTGTTCTGCGTAAGCGCCTTCCTTCTCTCAGAGAAGAACACAGGGCAGATCTCGTTATTGCTAACGGGGAAAATGCCTCCGGCGGCATTGGTCTTTCAGGAGACACAATGCGCGAACTTTTTAGTGCAGGCATAGACATTCTTACTTCCGGAAACCATATCTGGAAGCATAAGGAAATGTATAACCTGCTTAACAATGAACCACGCCTTATCCGCCCTGCGAATTACCCGCAGGGAGCACCGGGGAGCGGACTGGTCATTTTTGAGCCTAAGCACGGCAGCAAAGTCGCGATCATAAACCTGCTAGGACGAACATTCATGGATAACATCGACTGCCCGTTTAAAAAAGTGGACGAACTGCTCGCATCCATTCCAGACGATGTGCGTATCCGCATTATAGACTTTCATGCTGAAGCAACGAGTGAAAAGAAAGCCCTCTCCTTCTATGTAGACGGCAGAGTTTCCACTGTTATCGGCACACACACCCATGTACAGACAGCAGATGCCATGATTTTAGAAAAGGGAACCGGCTATCTTACTGATGCCGGTATGTGCGGTGTCGAAGAATCCTGCCTCGGAATGGAACCCAAAGTTATTATTGAGCGATTCATAACAGGACTGCCTCAGCGTTTCAAAGTCGCTAAAGGCGCTGCACACATCAACGGCCTGTTCATGAACATTAATGATGAAACAGGGCTATGCTCAGATATTAAGCTTATTCGCGAATAA
- a CDS encoding MarR family winged helix-turn-helix transcriptional regulator: MKQLNAQLSVHGINFTEFMILQSLENAAENTMRRIELANAVNLTASGVTRVLHPMERIHLIEKRSNPRDARISLVKLTSAGKTIYADALITVESCAESLMAPLTSNQIETLTGLIKKLSV, from the coding sequence ATGAAACAGCTCAATGCCCAACTCAGTGTCCATGGGATTAACTTCACGGAATTTATGATACTTCAATCTCTTGAAAACGCAGCAGAAAACACCATGCGCCGTATAGAGCTTGCAAACGCCGTCAACCTCACTGCTTCCGGCGTAACAAGAGTCCTGCACCCGATGGAACGGATACATCTTATCGAAAAACGTTCGAATCCTCGAGATGCACGCATCAGTTTAGTAAAGCTCACTTCCGCAGGCAAAACCATTTATGCAGACGCGCTCATAACCGTAGAATCGTGTGCTGAGTCATTAATGGCTCCCCTGACTTCTAACCAGATTGAAACCCTAACCGGGCTGATAAAAAAACTTTCCGTATGA
- a CDS encoding LysR family transcriptional regulator ArgP encodes MIDYKQLEAFAAVVENGGFEKAATVLHITQSAVSQRIRLLEDRIGAMLIVRSTPVQPTAMGQKLLGHYKQVSLMEQDLFEDTLGKTVEEYITVPVGINADSLATWIPDTLQELLTTTNILVDIRLGDQDKTHDMLKNGEVVGCVSSQPGPMQGCKTVYLGKMIYVCCATPDFAEKWFPDGFIPDAVRKAPILTYDRTDEMNNEMLTRCGIRAGEFPTHYVPDSHMFVDMCKKGLGYGMIPSLQIEEELRSKQLIPIVEKYSVTVRLYWHCWNLQTRHIMMLTDAFEKVAKLHLSR; translated from the coding sequence ATGATCGATTACAAACAGCTCGAAGCCTTTGCCGCAGTGGTTGAAAATGGTGGTTTTGAAAAAGCAGCAACAGTATTGCACATTACGCAGTCTGCTGTTTCACAGCGTATCCGGCTGCTTGAAGATAGAATTGGTGCAATGCTTATTGTACGTTCTACTCCGGTTCAACCCACAGCTATGGGGCAAAAACTGCTTGGTCACTATAAGCAGGTAAGTCTGATGGAGCAGGACTTGTTCGAAGATACGCTGGGTAAAACAGTTGAAGAGTATATAACAGTACCTGTCGGTATTAACGCAGATAGTCTTGCTACATGGATACCGGACACGTTGCAGGAACTTCTGACTACTACGAATATTCTTGTGGATATTCGGCTAGGAGATCAGGATAAAACGCATGACATGCTTAAAAACGGGGAAGTAGTAGGCTGTGTCAGCTCACAACCTGGCCCCATGCAGGGGTGTAAAACAGTATACCTCGGTAAGATGATCTATGTGTGTTGCGCTACACCGGACTTTGCTGAAAAATGGTTTCCGGACGGGTTCATACCCGATGCCGTTCGGAAGGCTCCTATCCTTACATATGATCGTACTGATGAAATGAATAATGAAATGCTTACCCGGTGTGGAATCCGTGCCGGTGAATTTCCGACGCACTATGTGCCGGATTCTCACATGTTCGTTGATATGTGTAAGAAGGGGTTAGGCTATGGCATGATCCCGAGTTTACAGATTGAGGAAGAGCTCAGGAGTAAGCAATTAATCCCAATTGTGGAAAAATATTCAGTAACAGTTAGGCTGTACTGGCATTGCTGGAATTTGCAGACGAGGCACATTATGATGCTTACGGATGCCTTTGAGAAAGTCGCAAAGCTACATCTTTCACGGTAA